Genomic DNA from Antennarius striatus isolate MH-2024 chromosome 16, ASM4005453v1, whole genome shotgun sequence:
CATTAATATGAGAATCTCTGGAAAATGCAGAACATAAATACAATCAACAATGGAGATTAATATAATGGAAATCCTATGGATTATTACTCCtatataattaataattcatcAGGTATTACTACCTTCTGTTGGTGTTTCAATTCCTAAACAGTCAACTGCACAAGCGACTCAGGCAGCTGTTGATATTTCATCCATGTTGGTGCCAAATTTAAGGTGTGATGGAGAATTTAAGGGTGAGGGGATTGTAACAGTGGATGGTGGGTAAAGTATATTTCCTGTCTGATCCTGGTTCAGTTATTCTTTAAAGccagaaaaaaagaacttttacTTGTGTATAAACAGTATGTATGCACACCTCTCTGTATGGTAGTGTTCATTaaacacacaggaaggaaaTACGGCAAACCATGTACCATATGTATACAGATTTACTCCCACCCCTTTCAACACCACCCAGCCCCTCCCACTCCACCTAAATGCGACCCAGACACCACACACTGAGATAAAGGCACATTATAAAACCAGCACCACATGTACATACAAACAAGAGTATATATACTTTACCAACAGCTAAGGATGTAAACACTGCAAACATAATATGCACAGTGACACTTGTCTATACAGAtagattcttttttatttgttaaatgtggAGAGTAATTTACATGTCAAAAAGTAATTCAAAATCCatcagtattttaaaatataacgtgaaattattaacatttattattatttattgtgtctATCCAtgctcatttttaaaatttaattctaCTTGGTATTTGACGCTGCCACCTCTTCCCTGGTATTGTGTCTGACCTAATCTCATCTCATTtaatctgatctgatctcaGTTTATCTCATCCCATCTCATCTCACCCCACCTCATCTGACCTTTTTTtaacctcctctcctctcctctcctctcctctcctctcctctcctctcctctcctctcctctcctctcctctcctctcctaaCTCTGTGCTATCTATTATATGCAGTACTACTGTAGTAATACTAAACATCATTCTACTCTGTTACACCAGCGAGTGTAAAAACAATTCAACATGTTTCGGGTCTATTACCTGGAACAAAGCTCCCCTGGACGACGTCCTTGTATGCCCACCAACTCTCATCAAGCTTGGATGCAATAGGCTGAGCTGtaagaaaacatttatgttgatTAATGGGGATATTTAGTTCTAAGAAAGGACAGAATAtggtttgaaaatgtttcaataaGTGAGTTATGATATAACACAAAtcaaattaatgtttaattcataTAAAAGAAAGCAGCGCTTTCCGTGTCAGTGCTTTGTTTACATGTAGATTTTGGGTACCATTCATGGCAGAttaacacataaacacaacatcTCATGTCTTATTGAGACTCTGACCAGATGGGATAAGTGATACggattatttttgattttctggTCCCCATCTTGGGTTTCTGGAAGCTGTGACAAAGAAAGAGACAAGGAAACCTCCAATAATGGGCTGTCAACACAACCCTGGTGAGTCTCATCAGCTTCAGGTTGAGAACTGATGATCAGGGACAGGTCTCTTATGAGAACAGACTAACCAGTACTAGAAATATTATCGCTTTGCTTctgattccatccatccatccatacatccatacatacatacatccatacaCTGTCATATCCACGACACACGGAGAACAtggaaacagaacacagaagAATCTGTACTTGTGAGATTCGATCCATCACACTCTCATTCATAATGATTACATAACACAGTAGTTACATCATTTTCATTACTGACCATAAATTTTTGTCAAAAGCTCTTAACTTCACTGAAAAATGTGCACCAATTTGTACTGTTGCTTAAATCTGAAGCAAACTTGTAAGGAAGCTTTAAAGTAGGTCAGAATGGTGACTAGCTGGTGAGGGATGCATGAGGTACGTCCCTATGGTTTTCCCCACTGGGCGCCCCACCGCCTGTGGCGCTCCTGACTTCACACTTTATGTCCTGTGTGTTTCCGGCCTCAGGCTGATACTAAGTGAACCACTACTGAGTTGCCATCCAGCTCGGCTGCCTGGAAGCAGCAGCACAATTAAAACAGAGCCGCTGGGATCTGACAGATACATCTGAACAACGAGCCTCGCTGCAGAAACATAGAACCAGGTCATGAGAACCAACAGGAACAAGGCTTAGTGGAGAGACAGGTGCAGGAGTTTACACCCGCCGTGGAAATGACATTAATGCTGATACTGCACTGTTAAAGTAGTCTTTTATAAGTAAAAATCCTGTTACTTAAGGAAAATATTCAGTAAAACATAGATGATGAAAAAAGTATTTAGATTGTGATCATAATTACTTAATTAATAATTACTTATTTCATATAAGCAGTAGAGTAAATGTTCAACCGTAGGATTAATTCTACTATCATAGAATCAGAATattatttgtgaaataaataaacacacccCTGATAGATAACTGTGACACAACTACGTTTTGACAGCTCctggaaaatattatttttgacaCGGCTTTCTaggtttatttttctgaataaatCTGCTGATTATTTTCTCCATTGTCAAAACGATTGCTTGGTCTGTAAAATATTCAATCATTCAAAGCTCAAActaacatttcaaaacattacTGCAAATAGATTGAAACGTACGAtgagtactactactactactacttttacTATTAccacaactactactactactactactactactactactactattactactactgtaatttgcactactactaatactattactatactactattactactactactactactactactactactacaactgcTATTGCTACTACCACTACAACTAcaataactactactactactattaccaccaccactactactactgttaccgCTACTACTTCTACtcttactactactactattaccaccactactactactatactactattactactactacaataactacaactactactactactacttttactactactagtagtactacaATATTACTACTACAACCACTACTAGTAGTAatgtttagtttaatttaaatcaagGTGGTTAAGTGGCTCATATGTAGTCAAGTAAAATATAACCTGTATAAGATTTGATGGGATTAAAACTCTTAGTGGTAGCAGTGATAGCAGAAACAATGGAGAgacagtttcttcttcttttttctgtggCCTATTGAACTACTTCAGCTCCACTTCACAACTGTGAAAAGCTTCTTTTTCAAGGATTtttcacacagaaaagaaatattttgatattattgctctGATATCTGAATAACAACTAGAAGTAGAATATACGTGTTGTTCCTAAAGGGTGAGAAGGTCTAAAGTATTTATAAGCGACACTTTTTGGGTTGGAGGCTCTATAATATTTATGAGTGGAGGAAATCAGTCAGAGATCTAGAAGGGGCTGGACGAGATGGAACGGTAGAACTCAAAGTTGTATTCTAGCAACTACAGAGCAGATTGGAAAAAGTCACAGCTGTGCTGTTATGATGTATATTACCAGAAAGAGAGTGTTGGTTGGATGGATTATGGAGTAATAATCACATGTTTATCTGCCACAAACTGAGTTTATATGAGATGCATGATCGGGTTTAAGACCCCACTCAATCCATGGTCTCTACAAATGATGCCTGCAAAGGTGAGCTATCCAAGTGGTAAACAAGTGCTTTTCCTGGGTTCTGTGACAGAGTAGAAAACATTAACTTCCACAGATTAAGTTATCTAATACAAAAATAACAGTACATGAGAGACCTGCCCCCTGGCatgtaattataaaatatataaatgtaatgtttcatCGAGCAGAAAGATGTTATCCAGGTGCTTTCTGGGAAGTACAGCTGTGAAGCATGTCCTGATCTCCTCTCACACGTGGGACAAAAGTCTGGCTCAGCTGCTTCAATCGTCTCTGTCGATGTACATTCTCCTGTGAGCAGCTGTAACCCATGTTTTTGTGGTGTCTCCTGCAAAACTGGCACTAAAAGGTCCTTGTCTTTCTCATTGTTTGTAGAAATAAACAGTGGTGGAATGAAGTGAGACAAATTACTCTGAGTGGTTGTTCAGCTTCGAGCAATAAGAGAAATGAAAGTGAGGGAAAGAAGGATTCCCATCAAGGGGAAATAGGCAGCTTCATCTCACTTTTCAGTTCAGGAGTATTTTCAAGATTCCTGTTCCTTCATACTGGTTTCCAACATTTCACATAAGACTAGTTCAAATAGATCAATGCAACTGATTTCAGAAAATACTTTCACTGACTACTGTAgtctaaaaataattcaacCCTCCGAGTATCATCACTCATCAGACGTGTTTATTAATCAGATGTTGTTAAAACTTATTTAAATTTAGCACTGAGTTTCTTACTCCCAAGGCCCAAATTTCCATCAGAGCTCCATGTCTGAACACTATGTTCACCGCTGCTGACTGAAAGCACAGAGAAGTGGGCCTCTGGATCAGAGGTACTGTATGAAGCTGATGCTGTATAGAACACTCAACCTACAGTGAAACATAGTGGTGGTTCAGTGATGCTCTGGAGCCGCTCTGGAAACCTGCAGCCTGGAGAGGgtcagatggattccatcaagcaTCAGGCAATCCTAGCAGAAACATCTCCATCAGAACCTCAAAGTCCACCGACGCTTGCttccagaagaagtcctggatcaTTCTAGAGGCCGTCACAGTCACCTGATTGAATCCACAGAAAATCTGTGGTGGGATCTGAAGAAGGTTTCTGCAGCAGGTAAACCAGGAATATTCAGGAACTGGAGGATTCCTCAGGAACACTGCCAGAAGCTGCGCATCATGTTTGCAGCTTAAGGGTCTCTACAGGGAGCTAGATGCTTGGTGTTGAGGGTTGAATCATTTAGAAGCTGCAGAAGTCTGTATTTGTGTTAAATTTATTGCAAACATCACTTGCAGCACATTTTGTAGTCTCTTATTTTACCTGGTGTAGTGTGATCTATAATAACCGCCCATGTCCCACCTGTGTGTCCTacacatctgtctctctgtatcACAATTTAACAAAACCAATCCCCCATTTAACAAGTTCTCTTTCATCCATTAAGCTTAATTTTTCTCTGATTTACTTCATATCTTTTTAAACGGCATTTTATAAATTTGATGTTAATTTAGAAATGAAGTTGTGAAGAGATGTTACATCTGGTCTGTGCACATCCACAGAGAGTGTGAGGCTGGCAGTGGAAGTCTTCTCTCTGATCCGCTGAGACTAAATGGATGGTTGCCTCCCTGACACAGCCATGCTGTTCGAGCTCTTTGACAATGACAGCGTTCATTAACTATTTACATTCACATTGGCTCagtaggcgtgtgtgtgtgtgtgtgtgtgtgtgtgtgtgtgtgtgtgtgtgtgtgtgtgtgtgtgtgtgtgtgtgtgtgtgtgtgtgtgtgtgtgtgtgtgtgtgtgtgtgtgtgtgtgtgtgtgtgtgtgtgtgtgtgtgtgtgtgtgtgtgtgtgtgcctgtgcgaAGCCCAGCACTGATCTGCATGTGccaaccagaggttctccatcAGTGTGGCGTGAATTCAATCATCTTCACGTCTTAAAGTCACCAGTGTGTCTTAGAGTTACTGGTGAGTCCCACTGAGTGCACAGCCTGTTGACTTGTAGTACAGTAAAACAGTGAGACACATGACATGAGGGTGACAGGCAGATGGACATATGTGAAAAGACACCGTTTAATGATAATTTTCTGTAGGTTTACAATTATTACTCTGTCTCCGGGCAgttcactttatttttgtttttcttgattaattttttttttttaaattgttttctaaGAACTCAGTTCCTTCTTACCTGATGACGTGCAGATGATATATGTTTGCAGAATAAAAGATATATCCCAAACGACTCGCATCCTTCGTTCAATTCATGCTCATTTTCTGCAACTGTTGCGGGACTTGTAGATGACACGACCCAACTTTGGACATTTTTCTCCGTTCTTGTCCTGTTCCTCTTGTCCCCCCCCGTCTGTCCCCCCGTGGAGCGGAGCGCAGAGATGGTTTAGAAGCCTGGATGGAGATCCGTCCTCACGGCGTCGTTCGCTTCACTTGGGCGTCCTGACATCTGGCGTGTGtaatgttggatttttttttaattttttctgcctcttttcACCCTGAAGACATGTCAGCGGTGAAAGATCTTAAGGAAGAGgtttcttattattattctccTCTTTTGGAGAGGGGTGGATGTTCGTGGCGCACCGCTCGCTCGTCTGCAGTGGATAAGGCAACTTCACTGACGACGCAGAGCGCACCCAGAGCGCACAACCCAACCACAGAAAACATACTCATCACGTATGAATAGAAAGAATCTAACTTTCAACTGACGATGTATAAAACATCAGGGAGAAAGATGCTTCATAGTTTATGGACATCTGACACCATAGcacgtttgggggggggggggatcggtGTTTGATGAAGGAAGCTCCAACtaattataataaaagttaACTAAACGCATCAAGTGGGTAGTCAGGTTTACTACTTTGTTCAACATTATAAAAGAAAGCATGTCTGCGGGAGTaattaaaacagacaaacaaatcttCCTGCTCCCACACGATCATCCGTGGATGAGGTTGATGGGTGCCCGGCCGCCGTGACCTACATACTGGATCTGCCTCCTGCGGATGGTTTACGACCTCTAGCGTTCACTTTGGGTTACTTCATGTAAAAATGCTTCTTGTAAACCGATTTACTGTAGACAGAAACTACGGAGGGTGAAATATGGCAAAAATGTGGCAATGACAAAATCACTCAGAACCAGATCCTCAgatcgattgatcgatcgatctatctatctatctatctatctatctatctatctatctatctatctatctatctatctatctatctatctatctatctatctatctatctatctatctatctatctatctatctatctatctatctatctatctatctttaacctatttttaaataataatttgccCCCTCATCACAATGGTTCCTCTGAATAAGTTAGGAGGTATCCTTCCACTCCTCAGAGAGAATGTGAGGACGCCCAACTTCTATGATGATCAGCTGTCACTCCTTTATGTTTGATGGAGCAGTGGATGTGATTGAACATCTGATCAGGACTCCTCCTggacaccttcatcatcatcaactcCTCTGGCTGGGCAATACTTTGGGATTGTTGAGCATCAGCTGTGTGATgtacacacagagagagagtagagtagaaatGTATTGATCCCTTatggaggttccgtcagggaaaaacacagaaaaagcacacagaaatcaCCAGGACATAGAAAGTGTTCATAGAATGTTCCTGATGTGATGAATATCTGGAGTATTCTGCTTAGACTGATACCACTGGAAGCTAATAAACATCAGAAAACTTAAAAACAGGAGTGTCAAcacaaattcttttaatttcacATCTTCAGATTAATTTAAACTATGTGAATTCAAgaattcatttatatttattcagtaaCTCCCAAGTTGTGTACATTTTATGTTGGTTGcatttgttttctctgctcCTCTGACACTCACTGAATCCACAGATTGTAAACACAAGATTGAGAAGAGTAACACCTTtgcagaaggaaaaagaagagaagatgtGTTCGATAAGATAAGTCAGTGATTCATCCGTCAACAATCCACACGGCTCTACATCAGATAGACGCTAACTCCTGTTTTCTTTCAGACACACTCAGCAGTGACATGTCGGACTCATCTTTGAGCTACAGCCACAGCTTCAATATCATCTCTGACTCTTTCACTCTGGGTCTTTCTCACTACCCCCCGCCTCAAGCAACTTCTTCTGTCGACGGACAACAGCCTTATTAATCTCCCTCAGCAGAGTCTCCTTGTTGTTCTTCATGTTGGCTTTCGCCGTCTCCAACACAAACTCTGTCTTCTCCTGGCTGAAGGGGCGCTGGAAGGTGGAGAACTCCTCCATCTTTGCTTTGTACTCGTCTGCATCTGGAGACGACATGGAGCATAAGTTCAGTCTCCATCACCTGTTCTGGGGCCACATGTTAACAAATCACATGatcataaatcaatcaatcaatcaatcaatcaatcaatcaatcaatcaatcaatcaatcaatcaatcaatcaataaacttGTATTTATagagcacttaatcacatcaacagacatttcaaagtgcttttacagacacagaaacccaacagaacccaccAGAGCTATAATAAAAGATGGAataactccctcattgaggaagactctggagggcggtcattcGCCTTGAGCGGttgggtgggaaaaaaaatacggcaagagaaggagagagacagaatgagaatgGCAGATAGGGCAGATGGAATTGCTGTCTAGTTCATTTATCCAAGACATGACCTTGTTATTGttgaatgaatgtataaacTGAGTGGAtgtttaaacataaataaataaatatatacacatagatacatacatacatgcatacatacatgcatacatacatacatacatacatacatacatacatacatacatacatacatacatacatacatacatacatacatacatacatacatacatacatacatacatacatacacacatacatacatactgtatgtgtgtgttaacccATTTAACAGATGCTTTAAtgttagttttttttgtcacaatccCCACTTTGAAAACTGATGACGAAGATCACTTTGTAATTGAGGAAGTAGAGCTGAAAACTCATGCCTGTAGCTGAAAAGTTATGATTTTGCTTTTgaaagatgaaaagaagaaaagtaaaagaCCTTTGCAGTTGTTTCTGTTGAAGAGTGGCATAAAAACAATGGTGGGCTCCCCATCTTTTCCCTCAAACACATAGCAGTCCTTTGGCCAGTCTTTCTCCTCAAGGATGCTGTTGTGTATTTCTGGGAAAGGTTTCTTCACCTCAGCTGCATAGTCTCTTGCAAGAGTCAGAGTCTGTGAAGTGAGCAGAAAGTGCATTAAGAGTCTAAAGTTTTACTGAGTCCATATTATGGATTAAGTCTGAGCAACAACTCAACAATTGTCCTGTCCCTTGTAGACAATGTCATAACAAATGATAAGAAAGAGAGCCAAACACAAACTCAGAGCTAAGCAGAAGACTTAGCTTCATATactcatatatatatgtaaaagaaatgcattaaaatataattatctttcttcataaatattatcatgatttcactctctctttcttaaAGAAGCCATAACAGGAAAATGTGATgagcaaaagacaaaaaaaaaatcctgcaagacacaaaaggttcaaggGCCAAAGTGGAAATGAATGGATGTGGGTTCTTAGGGGTTAAAATTTTGGACTCCAATGATGCAAAATGGACAATATTCACACTGCACTAACAAGAATACGAGATTGTTTGTGTTTAGAAAGGAGTTCTGCTTATAGTGAAGAAAATGTCAGATAGTACAATTTGGACCAGTGCCTGTAAATGGTTAAATGGCTCATTGTGTGGGTTGAATACTGTGGTGAGACATTTATGTAAGATCTGAGTCACACCGTAAACTAATTCCCCAGTTGTTTTACAATTAGACCTCAGTAGGCCATTTATGGTATTGCCACATCACCTCAAACATGTCCCCAGCACTGTACTCTGGTGCAATGAAGAGGTCAATGTCTCGTTTGTCTCCCAGGAATGAAGGGTAGCCCACATTGACCAGCAGCCCCGCATCGATCAGGTGAATCCTGTCAGAGTTGAGGCAAGGTGGAACGGTTTCATCTGCCGACCAGtggaacatttttattcacacaaacatcaaacatGTATTTATATAGAGAaaacttattattattgttattcttCATAAGTTATTTTAGTTACTGTTCACATTTACTGCACAGACCAGAGTACACTACCTCTGTACCTAATCCTCAATAGGAAACTAACTGTCCAGGTTATGAAAATCTTTCCAAAACTTCCTGATTGTTACTTCCTTCAAATACACCTTTTCAGATAAGTCTTTTAACTTTTCCTAATATAATGAATAATCTGTagagcaagattttttttttgatattgCTTGGAaaaatattgtgttgttttaaatttttatctttaaaatgGTGATTTCTTTTTGTAAGGATCTAATCACTGCTCATTTTTAGGTTTGTTAAACATGAACTCCTGGTTTTCTCTGTAATTTAACAGTTCCATGTAGATAAGGGTAAAAATGCTGAGAATGTCATGCCATCCATTTATAGCAATATAAGTTCTGTGatagataaataatttgttatCAGAccacttctttctttctttacttCCGATTTATAAGAGCCATAGAGACCTCTCACCTTGGTATTGGTAGAGGAAGTTTCTGGTTGTTCCCCACTCCCATTTTATGATCAGAGGTAGGATGCGGTTTGTGATCAAAGACACTAGAAggaaagtgtgaaaaaaaattcaatatgaaacaaatgcttaaattaaaacaaatgcttGTTGGTAACAGTCTGCCATACACGGACCGTTGTCTTTAAAATCTCCATCCTCCAGACTTTGGCGCCAGGTCTCTGTGGCCGCCACCAGCTCCAAACTCCACTGCTTGAAAaggcttttcttttcatccataCTCTTTGTCTCCAGCCACATTGACTCATTGTGTTTCATGGTTTCTGCAGAAGACAGGTTCCATTTACACTGTGACATTTTGAATTAGACACTTAGATTACAGACGCAGCAAAGTTCAGCTTGGAGGAAAACTGATGGCATGCACAATTATGCACAATTGTTGCACCAAAACATTGATTTTAGAATGACAGCTGGTCACATTTGTAGCAATCCTACCTTCGACTATAATCTGCAGCTGGTCCAGGGCAGACAAAGCAGCGGGGTCCTTAAAGGCGATCCTGGTCAGGGCAATAATTTTACCAAGGTAATTGTACACACGCAGGTACTCAGCAGCAGAGTCTATGTGCTCAGGAACTGGaacaaatacacagacacacacagacacccagtAAGTAAATTATTATGGAGTTGTGATTACTTTTCCACTTTAAACAGACAGGGAATCTAAAAATGTTATCATTGTGTGTGAGAATAGGGATTACCATTCATCCAGGGAGGGATAACCCCTCTGATAGTGTCCTCCACAGCCAAAGCACAGCCAAGAATACCTGCATGAGTCAGCAATACAGATGAATATGTATGATTAATTGATCAGTGTTGCATGTTGTGATTGAGTTGAGATTGAGGTTATATATGTAAAATCTTGAAGAACTATTAGTATACATTTGGACGAACAGCCTCTAATATTGTGGAAgggaggaaaagggaaaaaaatctgaattggatggatggatggatggatggatggatggatggatgaatctcAAGGTTTAGTCGCTCCTCTGTAGTTGAAAACCATGTCAATTGGAGACTCCACTCTCCGTCAACAACTTGCTGAGCCTGTATATACACACCTTGTAGTTGGACCATGTCCATTTCTGGCACCTTCTCCAGCATCACTCCATCATGAAATCTGCTGCCCAGGAGAGAAGTTTCAATGAAGAGACCCAATTCGGTGAAACCAGCCTCGTGAGGACTCAGCTCAAACCATTTCCCTGAAACACAGAGTCGGCTTTGATTTCAAAACAAGTCAACAGCACGCACATGTTTCTTTGACAATAACAGTATCATCTCACTTCTTCCatactaattttttttctttgtatttacaTTGGCCAACCTGGTATCTGGTACCTTGTGATATTTTATGCATGGTAAGATAAATGAAACTAAAATCATCAGTGCAAAAGAGACATTAAACTGTTGTATGAATGcttctgtagtgtgtgtgaatgtgcacaCCTTGTATAGGTCCATTTGAATAGCAGTACTTCTCAATGGCACAGTAGATGGGATAAGGGTTGGAAGCATCTCTGTTGGCTTCATCAGAAAGGTGCCGTAACTCCATCTGATGAAACGGAAGATATTTCTCTGTAGATGTAACTTAATAGCAGTGCTACATCATCAGTAGGGTGTGTTACCAACAGAGCTGTGTGTATCTTTGCCCTGATACCTCTTTCATGATCCCCACAGATGTTATCACCCCCCAGATATCAGTAAGAGAGAAGTACTCTTCCTTTGCCTTCTCGCCCAGCCAAGCCAGAGCTTTCTGCGGCTCCACCCGCGGACCCGACAGCCGGGCCACAGCTGTGTCCATGTTGGTGCTCCAGTGGGGGTCACTGTAGAGGGAGGCCATAGACCTACCAGAGGAGACGGGCACACATAGGTCAAGCGAAACTGTCCTGGTCAATCCTGAACAGTATTTTATATGATAAATCAATTAGTGGGTAAACTAATACTAAAATATTGAATTGATTTAGTCTGAAGATTATTGTGTTGAATTAAGAACACAAATGACTTGTAATCAGATTTGGAACAGAAACACCTGTAGTTGTCTCTTAATGTGTGTAATACATCAGGATGGTCATTTTACaagttgaatgttttttttctgtgtttctgttagAGTTAAGATTCATTTGATATGTGACATATCCAGACTGAAAAACCTTTCAGTCAGTTTGAATTATTACAAATTCAAAGCATGACTAAAAGATTAATGACAgtctttgtttggaaaagaCTGTCATTGATTTTAGATGTAGTGACTAAAGTTGTCCCTCCCTGTATATCACAAGTGAATAccattgtatgtttttattacttTGCTCCATGTATGTATGTTACACTTATTATGTGTTTTCCATGTGTtgaaaaaatatacattgaaaataaaagtcaataaTACACATTCATGATTGAACACTACCATATTAATCTAGCATTATATTAACATTAAAATCATATAACAAATTTTGTTACACAAATGGAGGAGGCTGTAATTATGTAGAAGAAATAATTGTtcgtaaatgtaattttttttaaacaattatattgttattaatctacagtggggaaattctttatatactttatataaacGCACCTACAGGTTGGagcacacatacacccacaaaGGGCCTGCAGACATACAGCTGATGAGAGGGAAGGGAAGGGCAGCTCGTAGCAGCGCCAcaggagcagcttgtggggcTTGGTGCCTTGCTTAAAGTCACCTCAGCAGTACTCAGGAGATGAACTGGCATCTCCCCAGTCCTACCAGTTCACAATCCATCCATGACTTGTCACCATCTGGCCCCCAAGCCAAGTCCTTGTGGACTCAGCTACTGCCACCTCCACAAGTGTCTGGTAATACTTCTTACAATCAAGAAAGTTTAGATTTGCTCATATTTTATTAGATATGTAAAGACTAAATGTGAgatattcaaataaaatcatcagGAAACCATTTTGGCatccagtgaaaaaaaaattctgcccTCTTCTCTGCTCAAGATCTTTTGTCACTCTTGAATAACGTGGAAATCATGTCAATAACAGAACTCAATATTAATAGCATAGAATGTTTCTTGTTGTATTCCTCAATTTAAATATTCCTCCCTACAGAATTGGAATCCACTGTCTGCAGGAGCTAAAGTCACCTCACTGGACTGAATGCTTCATGTGTAAAGTTATGTTGTTACCACGTTGACCCAGAAACTCCTCCCAGGTAGAGCAGAGTGTCCAACAGGCCTTCTTTTTCCATCTGATACAGGAAACCCACCACACCcacagct
This window encodes:
- the LOC137609756 gene encoding cytosolic phospholipase A2 gamma-like isoform X2, which produces MCAPTCRSMASLYSDPHWSTNMDTAVARLSGPRVEPQKALAWLGEKAKEEYFSLTDIWGVITSVGIMKEMELRHLSDEANRDASNPYPIYCAIEKYCYSNGPIQGKWFELSPHEAGFTELGLFIETSLLGSRFHDGVMLEKVPEMDMVQLQGILGCALAVEDTIRGVIPPWMNVPEHIDSAAEYLRVYNYLGKIIALTRIAFKDPAALSALDQLQIIVEETMKHNESMWLETKSMDEKKSLFKQWSLELVAATETWRQSLEDGDFKDNVSLITNRILPLIIKWEWGTTRNFLYQYQDETVPPCLNSDRIHLIDAGLLVNVGYPSFLGDKRDIDLFIAPEYSAGDMFETLTLARDYAAEVKKPFPEIHNSILEEKDWPKDCYVFEGKDGEPTIVFMPLFNRNNCKDADEYKAKMEEFSTFQRPFSQEKTEFVLETAKANMKNNKETLLREINKAVVRRQKKLLEAGGSEKDPE
- the LOC137609756 gene encoding cytosolic phospholipase A2 gamma-like isoform X1, giving the protein MQTGCTGFAAIFLCVVLFASHVATVPDNMEMNVAASKTFIRKSSSLCAGEQEYVSKRKLIIFQALSNLGINCTLNAVPHIAMMASGGGQRSAVGVVGFLYQMEKEGLLDTLLYLGGVSGSTWSMASLYSDPHWSTNMDTAVARLSGPRVEPQKALAWLGEKAKEEYFSLTDIWGVITSVGIMKEMELRHLSDEANRDASNPYPIYCAIEKYCYSNGPIQGKWFELSPHEAGFTELGLFIETSLLGSRFHDGVMLEKVPEMDMVQLQGILGCALAVEDTIRGVIPPWMNVPEHIDSAAEYLRVYNYLGKIIALTRIAFKDPAALSALDQLQIIVEETMKHNESMWLETKSMDEKKSLFKQWSLELVAATETWRQSLEDGDFKDNVSLITNRILPLIIKWEWGTTRNFLYQYQDETVPPCLNSDRIHLIDAGLLVNVGYPSFLGDKRDIDLFIAPEYSAGDMFETLTLARDYAAEVKKPFPEIHNSILEEKDWPKDCYVFEGKDGEPTIVFMPLFNRNNCKDADEYKAKMEEFSTFQRPFSQEKTEFVLETAKANMKNNKETLLREINKAVVRRQKKLLEAGGSEKDPE